The DNA region AGCCATGACAGTTGCAAAATAAGAAGGCTTATTTTAAGAAGTATAGTTGTGCTTGACAATTTGTTGATTTATCactgaaaatttactttttgaAGACCAGCTTATAGTGAAGTCAGTCAGATCAATTGATCGCACCACCGGTGAAATGGGAAACAGTCACAAACCAGAACTCGCGGGATACAATGGATATGCGTTATATGTATCGACAGCTGAGACCAAATTGAGTTTATAATTGATTTAAATCTGTAATTATATGAGTGAATCGGTTAGTCTGTGTCGTAATGGTATTAACCACGAAAATGCCGTCGAAAGTTTTGCTTCGGTTTGTGAGTTAATTTTTTAAGCAGATTTGATAAAAATCGACTTAATTTTGGTTCTTTTACGATGGGAAATTCACTATACAACAGTTTGCCAAACGATTAACAGAATTTTCTCCGAAAGCTtttcattaaatgaaaaaagcacTCACCGCAAAATATTTAGCCGTAGATTAAGGTAGTTGTAGGTCTCAAGTTGACCCTGACGCAACAGGTAACAGATACGTTTGTTCCACACAGAGAACTCAGAGGAGAGTATGCTCTGGGTATTTAGCCAGAATACGATCAGTGTTTTGAGAACAGCTCATTTAGCAGGCAGAACAGATATAATGTTTTAACTTCCCCCTCCTCAGGAATGCACGCACTGTAGGTTGAAATATATATCTATCTCACCTAGCGGCAGGTGGTTGACAGGTTGCATTATACTCTACCATATCCTTTCCATACCTGATCGCAGCTGGCTCGTTtagcagaaaaaataatttttttccttttcacgaAACAATTTTCCAGCACGATTCGTGGCTCAGTTAGTGAGATGACTTAGACGCTTAACTCTCAGAAATCTCCCGCCGAAGCCAGCGTTTTTAGTTAGAAAACTTACGGTAAAGTTTAAAGGACGTCTGAGAGCCCTCCAATCTTGGGTAATCACGGAAGCGAGGCTGTTCTAGGTAACTGTGCTAAATTCAGTGCCGAAGCTGATATTGCGAAACCAATGTCAGCATGTCTGTGCTAAAATAGGGCTGATTTATGGCACTTGATGTTTTAAAGGGGCATTTCAGCTTGGTTACTGAGATAGAACGAAAACACTACAGGTCCTTTTAAGTTTCATCCCGGTTACCAAGCCAGTAGCATCTTTACCAACCACCTCGCAACCAGCCTGACCGTGTTAACCACAGGCATCTCAAGCTCGTAAcatgaaacaaaattgtttacGAGCGGTGTTGTGCTATAGAGAGGCTATTTACATAGGTTTCTATGGAAAATTATCAGTCTATTTTCCATCTAAGGTATGACATGCGATTTTTTTTGGATATAAAATCCGTTTTCTCTGTCGCCttgttacattttcttttctggcTGCACGCCTCCTTGGCCGTTTAGATGCGATCTCAAACAGTCAGCGGCGTTAACTGCTACATTGCTGAAGTCTTGCATGAAAGAGGCGACGGAATTAACCAAGTACGTGCTAATTTTAAGTCATCTGAACTGCTTCTAACACCGTTCTAAGCAAGGATTCACGTTTCGCACGATGGGCTTGGGTATCCTGTGGGTCAGCGGGAGAAATTTATCCAGTTATCGATGAGGATCTAGATTAATCAAGATTAAGATATCAGTTTAGTTCTTTCCATATGAAACATTTTTGACTCAGTTATCGAGATCTGATAGAAAAGGCAGAAACCATCGGAATGATTTCCGTATAACCCTTTACAACATCTCATGGATTTCGTAATTCAATATTCGCACTCGGGTGTCGCTGGGCGCAGCTATTCATGGCGACAATGAAAAGAACAGACAAGTTGAATCATTTGGTGGCGAACTGGTTTTACGTTAGAGGGCGAAGTCCGACCAACTCTCAAAATGATAGGGGGCGAACTTGCAATAGGGCGAATTCACCACATATCCATGTGAACAGGAGCCGGGTTAAAATCGGAGCCAGCCGATCAAGCTGAAATTTTCTCCATGAAAAGAAGACGAAAAGTTACTATCCACGTCGTAATAAGACGATCAACTgtcaattaaataaaaaggggggaaatttttaaagaaaatgtgatgctgcgtcggtgggagagtatagcaggtaatttagtgttaacaactgagttgaaaacgtaaattggtcaccgtaaagagtaaaaggctgacgtttcgagcgttagcccttcgtcagagctaaaCTGTCAATTTAGTCCACTCGCCCCAGTTTTCCTCGGAAActaattgaataaaaatagaGATGAAGTTGAAGTTGTAATTTGTGATTTCATCCACTgcgtgttgttttctttttcatcatgACGAAATCTTTGATAGACTTGTGCATGTTCTGTATAGCTAACAACCTCGAAAATATCAAGCGAGCAGGATCATCACTGTGCAAAAACGACAAAGAACTTCTTCTAGAATTGCTTTGCGACCATGATATGTTTACAGCGAAAAGGATTCCATTTGTAACTAAACAGCTTCTTTCACCGACGTTGACCAACATTGCTTTTGGTTATTCTGGTCAAGTGGACGATGCATTGCTCCAAAAGTTAGCTCTCTCCCGTTGCAAACTGAGGTCATTTGTTCTCAAGAATTGCCCGCAGGTATCAGGTGAGAAAACATTCGTTGAATTCGAGGGTGCATGGAAGCCAACTGTAAATAGAATATTTTTGCATGGCGTGTCAAAGTATTTTTgtgcttctttttctttcacagtcgatttttaacaaagtacgtgaagaattttaaataaaaggTTTGACTCAGTCCTGATTTGTCATGATCGTCCCGTAGTTAAGGGACCCTGATCTTGTTGGGTTCTTCGAATTACACTTCGAAACCTagcaaaagataaatttttaattttaatcgaTATTTTAAACGAAATCAGTTCGAAAGGGTAAATTAAGAATTTGCATATAGTATCTCTCGAGATTTGTCGAAGTTCTTGTAAGGGACTACGGAGACGATTTTTATCACGGTCGAGATCGtcgaaatttctttaaaacgaaGGTCACAAGGTAATAAGCGCTGCATCTGGTTGCAACATACACGTACTCTGGAACTGTGTGATAGCGACGTTATTCGAAGTCTCgaaagatgaacaaaattacaatttagCTTGTGAACATTGTTCGCTAGTTAAAAAGCTGTTGGGTGaagaagaattttgttattgCCTGGTCGTTTTGACAAGGAAAGTGATTTCCTTCAAGGTGAATGAGTATtataaattaattgttaaagGAATCTCACCACTGAGGATCATCATTAAACCATGATCGCTTTCACTGTGGTACCACAAAGTTAAGGTGCTGACAGAACTTTGAACTTGCATTAATTCCTTTAAAGGCTTGCAAAACATTAGGCATTAATGGTTCCACAACAGGTCATGGGGCAAGTCACATTGCCAATTTGCATCGCAACTAGCTTGGATTAGTTTTCTGTCAATCTTTTCCCtatgattaaaattttgttgttacaGAGCACACACATGCAGAGTCATTTGTTGCACAGACCTGCTGCAGTGACCTGAAGCTAATAGTCTGCTCTGGCCTTTATTTAGTTGATCCTTAAGCCAGATCTGAATTATTTAGAGGAACACACCATAGTTCATACCCTTAACTAGTGAGGTGCTGTCTCAAGAACTCATTTCCTatgctttttttcccttctttttctcAATAAAATGAATACACTGCCTTTTTATCTTGTCTGGAAAGGTTTAAAAGGCAGATGTCACTCAATACAGGGGGTTCATGGACTAGGGGGTGGAACAGGAGGGTGGATAGGGAGATGGGAATCAGCTAATTTTTTATCACAATCTGTGTGTGTCTCACCTTACTTTCATCCACCTGGATCTGGGTTGAAACTTTTCCATGGGATAAGTTGATTGCAAAcaagcatatatatatatatattaatataagataagatatagctctttggcatacaaagctttactttcatgtccaaattgagcactctactaggatgagtcattgctgctagcattgtacatgctcactagtttttctagtttgagcactctggtatggcttagatgatcccacatgtgtgagatcactttGGGTGGTTATATTGCCTTCCCTCCATTTCAGCAttagcactgcactgatgaggcccagaaggccgaaatagtactgtctgcagttagttatatattaATACATGTATatagtttttgtttcctttctatAGTCCATACTGATTTCACCTAAAGTTTTGTTATTGAATAGTTTTTAGAAGTGTTAAGTAAAGAGCAAATTCTAATTGAATTGCTAAGCTGACATGGTCTGGAAAGGTTTTCTAGCTTTCTGTAAATGATgacaactttaaaaataaagttgacGGAACACTTACTTACTGACTGAATCAGGCAGCAGATTAAAAATGCAACCTGCTGTCTAAAGTTCTAGACAGATGGAATTTGGCATTCAAGCTGAAATTTTTAGGAATTCATAAAGCTGTTGATCCATGGTGTTGTTTGTAAAATTGGTAGTCGGAGTTTTTTTGGCCTAATTCAAACCAATGTACTGACTGATTTTTTGGCCTAATTCATACTTATGAACTGACTGAATCAGACAGCAGATTTAAAACGCAACCTGCTGTCTGAAGTTCTAGACAGATGAAACCTGGTATCCAAGCTGAAAGTTTTAGGAATTCATAAAGCTGTTGATCTTAGGTGTTGTTTGTAAAATTGGCAGTCTGAGTTTTTTTTGGCCTAATTCATTATGATCTGCAAATCTACCTGCCTTCTATAAATGGACAACAAATAGGTTCCATGACCTTACGTTAGATGTtaaactgttgttgttgttgttgttttttttttcagataaggGATTATCTTCCCTCCTCAAGACACAAACAGATTTGGAATTTCTGCATCTTAAACTGAGTTCTTTTCAAGTCCATCTCACTGACAAGTGTTTATTAACACTACGGTCTTCAAAATTAGTATCAGTTAAATTAGATCACATTGATCAGCTGAGCAACAATGGAGTTATAACCTTGGCAAAGAATTGTCCAAATATTTGTGAATTGATGCTGCCAGGGTGCAAAGAACTTAATGATAGTTGTATTGAAACTGTTACACGTACacttttgaaaggaaaactggTAAGTTATGTGACTGTTGGTTGTACTTGTATATTTTAATACAAGTACGATTACCAAAGAAGGTCAGATGATTGAGATGAGCTCAAACCATCTGTTAATTGTATATTTAGACAGTTAACCCaggcctttaactcccagatcaaattcataattctccttactgtcaaccatacaattcttatagtgttagttcagagaatttaatattggatcaactaatcatccccaaattgatatttttctttcttctcattacATATCTggctgatattgtattgatattgtgaggagaaattctgtcttggtcactcatgagagttaaaggcttaaaagAGACTGTTAATTTATCTGACTGTATTGTTTGCTGCATATAGTCTTAGAATTGCAAATATATGAGTGATATATAtgcattttcattaaaagaataaaacagcTAACCTGGAAAGTTATGCAACAACAGTTCTTGCATACTCTTGAGGCTTACTGTGTATTTACACAGGCATGATGTATGCACTGTCCCATGACAAACATGATGTACACACTGTCCAATGATGAGCACAACTTGCACACTGTCCAATGACAAGCCTGATGTGCACACTGTCCTATTAGCActcaaattgggctggtgataaccaatcctgttcaagaattttgttattagTTTTTACTAGGTGCTAAACTTCAACTTCTTGTACGTGCATGAAGTAGCTGCTAAGAGTTTCTCTTTGCTAATGAGTTTTATCCTTACTAGGAAGTGTTGGAGCTGTCCGAAATACACTTATTGACAGATCTTAGCCTGCTTGCCATTGGTTCGGGTGATTGTCCCAAGCTCAGAGAGTAAGATATTATGCACTGCTTGCTTATTAACCCTCTAAGTTTGAttaccatctaatttctcctcacaatatcacccctgaatcaaacagtatgattatgagaataatgaaaatgatcaccagctaaagaaacTCCTGATTTTTATGCAtgttctccttgttagcaccttgggaaatgtataaagaatagtatcaagaatatgcatactgatgttagggtgtaaagggttaatacctACAGTAACATCTTATTCTGGTCCtcataaggaaaaaaaaatagggttTAAGCGAGCAATTAATAAAGAGGAGAAAGAACAAAATGTGACCTTAATGACAATTGGTTCTCAAACATTGATCAGCAATTAGACTCTGTTAACTTTTCAACTTctaagatttgattgttaattctccccactacCTGCTActaacacatttccttgtaacttagttatgagaattgTGTGTTAGATGAAGATAACAACtgctacctgataagttttagtattctctttacctgtttgctgacTAATGTTTGGATGTTTtagagagaagttacttgttgatCACGACAAGTCCTGAGATTTACTGCCTTTTTAACATTTTGGGAGTCTTTCTGCATAGTTAAATCTTTGACAACACAGGCATCATTCTCTACATTATATTTATGCATGGTTAATTCCTGTGAAATGACTgttgtttccatttttgttgTCAAACAGATTGCTTCTTGTTGGTTGCAATATGATTTCAGGAGCAGGGCTATTACAGGTACAATaagaaattttatcaaacaGTGCTAAGTGTAGTGCAAATTATACACACATTTAATGCATCAAATATGGTTGTTTGGACAATTGGTTATTTTGAATGTTAAAAAACCTGTTGAACAGGTCCCCTGTACTTGCACTGAAATTGTATCAAAGGATAGAGAAAAATGGACTGTACCACTGATCTTAGTTCACAGCCTTCTGCTCCTAAGCTTTTACCATGTGATTCAGTTAgatcatgaaaaggaacaaatcAATATCTTTGAAGTTCTGTGAAGTCATACCTTTGTTATATAATTCAAGCTCATCCATGCcttattttatttctatttaataTCAGTTAATTAAGATAGTGAGTAGTGTAGCCAACAAGACTGTAGCATTTCAAATAAAATGCCAGTTAGATCTATTCATCAGTAACTCAATAATTAttctaaaacagtggatagccTTGAaggtgtgctctgattggctactcaaactcccaACATCCTTTGCTATTAATCTCCAAGTAACTTGCACATAAATTGCGCTCAGaagtttttcattctttgcaaGAATAAATGAGTCAAACTCACCTTTTTGTGCTATGTTATCTCCCAGTTTTAGTACAGAGcaaaacaactttttcattCCAGTGTTGGactggctagtggtggatatttatctTGTTTCTTCACTGCTTGGTAAATGTCTACTACTAGCCAGTCCTTCACTTTGGTGAAGAgttattaattataataattgtaaatgGTAATGTTATTTATGGCTTTCAGCCCAACATAGATGCATGTATGTTGTAAGTTGTTTAGAATTCTCTCTGgatttggacattttttttaaccaaattaattattaaaataatcagtttttattttgatcttaGCCTTAAATTGtccttttcaattttatttttaatttggatGTCTTGATTAAGATTCATCTGTTATCATTTACTGCAGGTTACTCAAGGCTGTCCTAACTTGACAAGCCTGGACATTGGATACTGCTACAGAATTTTGAATGATGGCAGAACATTGGTGACAGCAAATGCATTCCCGTCCAATCTACTGGAACTGACTTTACATGGAGTGCAAATGTCATCAGAATTACTCATTGACCTTGTGGAAAAATTGGATTATATAAGAGAATTGACTTTGTGTGGAATGAAGGCAGTAGATGATGATTCTTTAGAAAAAGTAAGTATGgaattattgaaaagaaaaaaaccctgtTGGTGTTTCTCAACAATTCTGAGGggtacattaattttttttaaggcctgttacaaaattttattttaattagcaTCCTAGACAGTGCCCCACAGAAAAATGCTAATCCTTGGTAAGGTGTATGCTgtagtttgaattatttttccaGATTTGATACATTTAGTATATGTATCATCCTTTGATCAAGAGCCATCATAGTCTGTAGTAATGTACATAAAATCAGATGAACCAGCAAGGGCATGAAAGTGATCTGAAAGGCACAGCAATTTGTGTCAGACcattaaaattttgaagttAAGTCAAGTCATCTTTTTTTAAGCCAGGTGACCCTTTCAACACTTAAGGCTGGTATCAACAGGGGCTCTGCAGGTTATGTTGGAGAACTGGGAATGACTCTACATAAAAGATCTCGTCTTGTCTGCTTTGAGTGACAATTTGACCTTTTTTCCTATTGATTTTGCAGATTTGTTCAGCTGCAGGGCGAACCTTGAGATCATTAGACTTGAGTGGTTGTGCAGTTTTAACAGATGCTGGACTTTCAGCCATCAGCAAACAGTGTCAAGCCATTGAATCTCTTAAAGTGTCTTTCTGCCCAAATATCACTGGCAAGAGCTTGAAATCTCTTTTCCGCTGCCCAAAAAGAGGGCAAGAGTTCAAAGCATTTGTGGCAAATGGATGTAAAATGGTGAGTTTGAAGTGAAGTGTTATGATTTAGATTTCTACCAATGTATTTGATCTTATCAAGGCATCGATAGTGTGTTGGCCAACGCATCGGTGGTGTGTTGGTGGTGTGTCGGTAGTGTGTTGGCCGATGCATCGGTGGGATCAGATTCTTTACCTTTACCTTATAGTGCTGCAGCTGGGAAAGAATAAAGATGAGTGAGCCCATTTGGAAGAATGGTGGAATATCCTAAAACATGGAATCACAGAATATCCCAAAATGcaaaaatttgtaaaagaaattaCACTAAAATGCTGAATACTTGAATATCCAATTATTGAAAAACACCGAATGGTGCAATACGTTTCTAAGATTTGTAAATAAAGCTCACATTAGGAGTGTACCATCACCTAGAATAAACTATTATAGGAAAAGCATCTTACattattttattcataatattataattatgcTCATGGGTTAAAGGAGAAGGACAAAATTATCAGGTTTGCATGATTGTCAGAAAATTTTTTGGGAATGTGAGGAAATGTATTTAATATGTTTTCTGTCAGTGGCACTGTTCATGGATGCTAGTTGccaattgaaattaaaatttttatgaatcATTTATAACTGCAGCAGCAATATATATCATGTAAAATTGAGTTAACTCTCCCTTGATATATTTTTGACTGATTTCTCTTGTAGTTCTCTGTAGATGTTATAGCTGAAATAGCAGCAAGTTGTCCTTCGCTGCTTGTTCTGCGGCTTGCGGGCATGAAAGACGTGGATGATCAGCTCCTGACTGCAGTTGCTGAAAATTGTCACCAAATTACCCGTGTCAGCATTAAAGGCTGCGGCTTGGTATGTAGCCTTGATTTAACAATTGTCTCAAAATTATGCTTTTTTGTATGCAATAACTCTTCTATGGAAATTCACTCTACCTCCCTTTTTCATGTTCCCTCAGGCCTCTATACCTTAgcattagtataggtaatctccatactcttctctgaGAACTTAAAAGAAACATATATTCTCAGTAACAAGTTTTCTAACTGTCTGAGTTATGGTCTGAGTTggttaaaataatttgtctGTGACTGGGCTTGGAAAACAACAAGTTTATTTAaacagcccccccccccccccccccttccttctCTGGTCAAAGCACTTTGAATTTTGGTGAGTGAATTGCAGAATAAAAATTCTATGATTTgtacaaaaatgattttcaaccaaattctccatgtcatcAGAGTTGAATTTAGAGTTGAATTGCCACAGACTGCAACCTTTTCCCAGAAAAGTGTCACTGCCACTGTTCTTGTCATGTAGTCTTCCTCTGCCATAACCTCAACAATAGCTACCCAGTTCACTGTTAAGAATTcctttgttaaataaatgtatGGTAATTTATTGAACAGGTTTCTGATGTTGGTGTATGTGAGTTAGCACGTATGTGTCCATTAGAAGAGGTTGTTGTGTCTGGTGTCTCAGGATTAACAGATCGGTCTGTTTTTGCCCTGGCAAACTGCTGCTGCTCAACTCTGAAAGAAGTCTACGCTTCAGGGTGTTCCATGATCACTCAGGCAGCAATTAATTATCTGAAGGTACTTTAACAtggtatctttttttttttttttttttttatgtagtcACATGTGTAGGACAGCCAATATTCAGGTTCCAGAAGGAGGGAGAAATGAATGATCATTTTGTACCTTACTAACATTAACATGCACAATCAAAGCCCAAAATCAAATTCACCAGACTGATAATTCCAAAGTAATATTATATACTACATGCTGATATACCTTCACATTAATCTTGTCTAAgttgtacatttatttatttatttatttttttttttctttcttttacttttctttttttttttttttcaaatctcaaCAAAGCCACCACCAAACTTTCACCATAGGTTAAATAGCAAGAtgccctcccctcccttccttGGTAGCTTGTTATCATAGTTACAAAGCAGTTATGGTTAGACTGTCAACAAATCCATTTTCATTAATGTAGTGTTCATTTATCTTTCcacttttttcctgtttaatattggaaaaaaaagaaaggatatTTTCCTTAccaagatatattttttattccCAACCAATAGGACTGTTGTTTGAAGAGAATATTTGTTGAACATCGTGTACCAAATGTTGATCCCGACCAGGTTATGGCCAAGAATCTTGATACTGGAGAATTCTGTCGAGCTGACCTTTTATTCACAGGTCCTGTTGTGCAAGACCCAGATCTATCCTCCACAATagctacaacaacaacaacaacaacaaactaaaaACACTAAGAGAGTGGTTATAGTCTTTTGAAGGATGAGCATGTAAGATTACAGCCTAAGtataaatactttttaaaatgaatgaacaaacaaacaaataaatgtacATTAGTACCATTTGCACCATTCA from Pocillopora verrucosa isolate sample1 chromosome 1, ASM3666991v2, whole genome shotgun sequence includes:
- the LOC131773716 gene encoding F-box/LRR-repeat protein 2; amino-acid sequence: MTKSLIDLCMFCIANNLENIKRAGSSLCKNDKELLLELLCDHDMFTAKRIPFVTKQLLSPTLTNIAFGYSGQVDDALLQKLALSRCKLRSFVLKNCPQVSDKGLSSLLKTQTDLEFLHLKLSSFQVHLTDKCLLTLRSSKLVSVKLDHIDQLSNNGVITLAKNCPNICELMLPGCKELNDSCIETVTRTLLKGKLEVLELSEIHLLTDLSLLAIGSGDCPKLRELLLVGCNMISGAGLLQVTQGCPNLTSLDIGYCYRILNDGRTLVTANAFPSNLLELTLHGVQMSSELLIDLVEKLDYIRELTLCGMKAVDDDSLEKICSAAGRTLRSLDLSGCAVLTDAGLSAISKQCQAIESLKVSFCPNITGKSLKSLFRCPKRGQEFKAFVANGCKMFSVDVIAEIAASCPSLLVLRLAGMKDVDDQLLTAVAENCHQITRVSIKGCGLVSDVGVCELARMCPLEEVVVSGVSGLTDRSVFALANCCCSTLKEVYASGCSMITQAAINYLKDCCLKRIFVEHRVPNVDPDQVMAKNLDTGEFCRADLLFTGPVVQDPDLSSTIATTTTTTTN